The genomic region gtttacaacagcgccaTTGGTTTTTCCTtctcgctgtttggcgccaattggatattctaagtGCCAAACCAGGTCcatctccacctgatctctccaacggagttgaggtcttccCCTTCTTCTGTttccccggtgggtactgcgctaaatactctcagagctggagtgttttcgttcatccggacgacatgacctagcctgcgtagccgctgtctcttaattcactgaattatgtcaataacgtcgtataactcgtacagctcatcgttccatcgaatgcgatattcgccgtatccaatgcgcaaaggaacataaatcttccagagaacctttctctcgaaaattcgtaacgccgactcatcacatgttgtcatcgtccatgccatACCACATATCAGAACGGTTATAATGATtgacttatagaatttagtctttgtttgtcgagagaggactccacttctcaattgcctactcagtcccaAGTAAAACCTGTTGGCAAGTGTTATTCTGTGTATTTCGTTgatgatattgttgttggtactaaaactggttccaagatagacgaaattttcttctgactttaaagttatgactatctacattgacgtgggagccaaatagcgagtgcgatgactgtttttttgatgacaggagatatttcgtcttgtcttggttcactaccagactcatttgctgCGGTTCCTTATCCGGTCTGGCCAATGATACCAACATCATTGGcgtacaccagcagctgtacattcttatagaagattgtgccttctctattcagatctgtagctcgaattactttctccagcggtagattgaagaagtcgcacgatattAAGTCGcgttgtctgaaacctcgttcggtatcgaacggttcgaaAAGATCTTTCTCGATAATGACGGAGCTTTTGGGTTTCGTGGATTACGTTATGATAATTTAGAACTGACCTTCATTGAATTGTTTAGACTTGTTTAAAAAGAAGCTCTAAGTTTAATAACGTAAAAAGATGAAACCAACCTCAAGCGATTGTCTGCTGAAGTTCAATAAAATTGATCCATTTTTGAAGTAGATTGTTGACTTATGAAAAGTCAAGTAAAAACGGTTGTGTTCAAATCGCTGAGGATTGAAGGTTAAGAATGGTTTGCTGTGTATTCAGTGAGATTGACAGTGAGttatctactatgagctgctcccttACGACCGATTTGAAAGGAAACCGATTTGTCTTCCATCGGGACACAATCGAAAGCTGCGTCCCAAAAGCTGAGAGAGCTTATATGAATCCAACTTATAGTGATTACTACCTGTTTATGTTACTAGCGAATGACTTGCTTCACGAGGATCTTAAGAAAATCGAACGTCCTAATTTCTAACAATGGGGGCGAGGATTTCTACGAGACCGAGACAccttatatgcatacatatggacCATGTAAAAATCGATTAGAGAGTTAGCAAGTGCCAGTCCTGGCATTAACTCTCATGGTATCTATGCAATTGAACAtttctatgatttttattttttcgactCTACTTCCTTCCCATATAAAGTTTTATGCTATGCCACCGTTCATCGTCTTGTAAAAGCCGCTAGTATACAATTTATAACTGTAATATGTAATTACATGTAGCAATAAAGTATTCGGTAAACGAATATTTGACATAAAACACTTAATATTTATCTGATTTGATGTGCAATTATTTTACGGGCGTTTAGCGTACCACTCGAAAGATCGTAAATGAGATCGTAAAAGAGGAATGACTTAATGTACAAATAAGAAAATGAAACAACTAAAAGACGTGTCTCACACCTGGATGGCATCGTTTAAGAACACTTTGTTAGCTGAAGAAATTTACAACAAGATTTGTAATATGAAATTACGACGtaacataaacataaatacCAAATTTAAGTTATGTACATTAAGGTGGTcctttagaatttttgttttgtgtaccaaaaaatttcgttttttttggcacaaatatgaatatatccattaatttgtttcaattaaaatttccaaataggtggcaactctacaaaaaatatatgcgaTCTAAATCTTTGTTGAAGTTGTGAATTTTTTGACATGCTATAATGTTTCAAACGATTTATTAAgtgaattaaattttagtttcaaaaaaggtggcaacttttCTAAAAATGTATGGGATATAAATCTTCGTTAAACTAGTTGACACACTATAATATTTCGAACGATTTATCAagggaataaaatttttagtttcaaaaaggtggcaaccctttaaaaaaattttctgttaaaaactttacaaaactattttctttttaattttagattttttagttCTGTCTGAATTTAGAAAAGCTTctcatcccgaaaaaattttcTAAGGTGTTCTTTGCTACAATAAATGCCACGTGCATACACATCTTGCGCTGCAGatacttttattttcacacatttattttgccTTTAAATGTGAAATTTCCAAATCTCCTTTGTACAACAAGCTGTTTTCTTGTATTCTACCATTtgtttatgtaataaaaaaaaacaggcgaataaaaaagcaaataacaaGACACCAAGCCAAATAGCTGCAGAGAGGAACACAATAACGTAATTGAACCtaaggaaaattaatttaatctcGATTTTTCAATCTAAACAACAGAAATTCCATTTTGAATAACAcagatacacatacacatatacatacattgataCGTTTTTTAATATGCACAGACTTACGAAGTTTTGGTGTAACACAATTCTACAAGCTAAGTTATATACTAAGCGAATAATAACtattctatgtgtgtgtgtgtgtgtgagctcgTGTGCGAATTATATATTACATAGATGTGTATCCGGGCGAAATTCCAACGGATATGAAGATAAATCTACGTGCGCTCGCCCTTTCACGGTTTCACCCGACGTGTCTCGCCCGTCCATCCACAGTTTTGGTTATCCTTTCTTCGTCCTTTGGATTTAGTGTGCGCTTTCGCCTCGACTGTCTACTCTAAACTATAATTTAAACCTTATCAAGACTAAATAAATCTGCGCACATTATCCGCAGATTAATGCAAACATTTGAGtgcattgtgtgtgtgtgtatgaacgTGTGCTATGTGGCAGACTGTTCGCAGCATATGCGAATGCtaacaaatttacaatttagATTTCAAATGTCagtgtataaaaaattcaacatatGAGTACAAGTTATTTGTTTTGGGATTCGATGATTATTTGTGGACTACATTTGACCCCTGCTTTTTCGCTGTATATATTTCTTCCACGCTATCTCCAACGTAAGCCTTTTCTTTAAGCTTATCCTTCTTGTCTCCTTTTGCATTGTTGCTTTTCTTTGTTCCTTCTGCACAAGCCGCACTTAATGCTCAAACGAAAGGATGCCGCACTTGTCGCTTTTTCTTCGGATAATCATAACCTTCAAAGTCCTCCTCCGCCTCCTTCTCATAATGATGGTGATGATGCTCTTTGACGGGTTCATGTTCTTTTACCGGCACCGGTATTGGCAGCGGTACTTTCTTTATGACGGTCTtggtgtgtacgtgtgtgtgatGCTTCACGGGCACATGTATGCGAATCCTATagagagaaaagaaaaatggAAAGGAGCGTTGAGAGTGACGGCAgtgcagaaaataatttaaaaaacgtcagcttgaatgtaaatatttacatttctcAACTTGGCTACGGCGGCAAATAAATATAGTATAGCAAAAGCacataaatatacttgtatatgaaagtgtgtgtttgtatgtgtgtagctAAAACAATCTTTATAATTAGAACGTCTTGCgcataataaataacaattacCCGATAAGAAATTCGGAGACGAATGAAAACTGTATTGTCATTTGGCTGAATCCTCAGCCGTGATTAATTATTTCAGACCTTaaaaagggtatattaagtttgcttagatatttgtaacacccaaaacgAAACGTCTGA from Bactrocera tryoni isolate S06 chromosome 3, CSIRO_BtryS06_freeze2, whole genome shotgun sequence harbors:
- the LOC120770053 gene encoding uncharacterized protein LOC120770053; this encodes MLLHSNGVSLLSLFVITVMLFALSAGYPSKEKLKIRIHVPVKHHTHVHTKTVIKKVPLPIPVPVKEHEPVKEHHHHHYEKEAEEDFEGYDYPKKKRQVRHPFV